The following are encoded in a window of Pectinophora gossypiella chromosome 24, ilPecGoss1.1, whole genome shotgun sequence genomic DNA:
- the LOC126377868 gene encoding uncharacterized protein LOC126377868 isoform X1, which produces MSDKENKRKCFKCGSSPAEDGIKLFRALKPGTNNLVRCEQWAQYMYPGRNVSSVEFLKKLYNEHRMLCSKHFQEEDFTDLTRKYLLRTAVPRDIEQQELGQPGPSRSTNEACIEAGSRKPKTMRRPMSMLLNNSSKETGGAYDDKIGDKFLEDILQDGCQQIPGDTASQETGVFDDEDNNIEDDIFEEIVDDDFHQIPGEAQPATLSAGEFSWQRASAVVPGDADDVAGAEYEMEAEMFEAPAPRARAREQSLHEGYRCNGCGGSIVGFRYNPCAGCRFRYVCVQCADVDLCGACEAAGQHMRHYALRVPGPRAYDEVAAVLHRVRQALLADSILLGDGLQMEAEVKEEPEEADPIAMSAAANDGDECESVGAASAAESTHALEADTAASDDDDSYAPSEDDSDSDTEAGRSAPGHTVDYSTPTRSQSHHASPSSARAVKRPAPSPICYFDLRKTAAMIAGDRSKSDMEPAALRRQPATQLHSLPRHEDDTLADKRPLSAAQVLLDSKRARVMLERLDNTEVHTPRVKR; this is translated from the exons ATGTCGGATAAGGAGAACAAACggaaatgttttaaatgcggcTCTTCACCCGCTGAAGACGGCATTAAATTGTTCCGAGCTCTTAAGCCTGGCACCAATAACCTAGTTCG ttGTGAGCAATGGGCACAGTACATGTACCCTGGAAGAAATGTTAGCTCTGTAGAATTTCTGAAAAAACTCTACAATGAGCACAGGATGCTTTGTTCAAAACATTTCCAAGAAGAGGATTTTACGGATCTGAcacgaaaatatttattaaggaCTGCAGTCCCCAGAGAC ATCGAGCAACAGGAGCTGGGTCAACCGGGACCATCAAGAAGCACAAATGAGGCTTGCATTGAAGCAGGGTCCAGAAAACCTAAGACGATGAGACGACCAATGAGTATGT tGTTAAATAATTCTTCAAAAGAAACTGGAGGCGCTTATGATGATAAAATTGGCGACAAATTTTTGGAAGACATATTACAAGATGGTTGTCAGCAGATTCCAGGTGATACAG cTTCACAAGAAACTGGAGTCTTTGATGATGAAGATAATAACATTGAGGACGATATATTCGAAGAAATCGTAGACGATGATTTTCACCAGATTCCAG GAGAGGCGCAGCCTGCGACGCTGTCGGCGGGCGAGTTCTCGTGGCAGCGGGCGAGCGCGGTGGTGCCGGGCGACGCCGACGACGTCGCCGGTGCAG AGTATGAGATGGAAGCGGAGATGTTCGAGGCCCCGGCGCCGCGGGCCCGCGCTCGCGAGCAGTCCCTGCACGAGGGGTACCGCTGCAACGGCTGCGGCGGGAGCATAGTGGG GTTCCGCTACAACCCGTGTGCTGGTTGCAGGTTCCGCTACGTGTGCGTGCAGTGCGCGGACGTGGACCTGTGCGGCGCGTGCGAGGCGGCGGGCCAGCATATGCGCCACTACGCGCTGCGAGTGCCCGGCCCGCGGGCCTAC GACGAGGTGGCCGCGGTGCTGCACAGGGTACGCCAGGCGCTGCTGGCCGACTCCATCCTGCTCGGGGACGG tttgcagatggagGCAGAAGTGAAGGAGGAGCCAGAGGAAGCGGACCCGATAGCGATGTCAGCGGCAGCGAATGACGGGGACGAGTGCGAGTCGGTCGGTGCCGCGTCTGCGGCCGAGTCCACGCATGCGCTCGAGGCCGACACGGCGGCCAGTGATGATGACGACAGCTACGCGCCGTCCGAGGACGACTCGGACTCGGACACAGAGGCGGGCCGGAGCGCCCCCGGACACACAGTCGACTACAGCACACCGACACGCTCGCAG TCTCACCACGCGTCACCATCTTCGGCACGCGCTGTCAAGCGACCAGCGCCGAGTCCTATATGCTACTTCGACCTGAGGAAGACTGCTGCGATGATAGCGGGTGACCGTAGCAAGAGCGACATGGAGCCAGCGGCGTTGAGGCGGCAGCCGGCCACGCAGCTCCACAGCTTGCCTCGCCACGAGGACGACACACTCGCTGACAAGAGACCCTTGTCCGCGGCACAAGTTTTGTTAGACTCTAAACGAG CGCGTGTTATGCTAGAACGGCTAGACAACACTGAAGTACACACGCCGCGAGTCAAGAGATGA
- the LOC126377868 gene encoding uncharacterized protein LOC126377868 isoform X5, with translation MSDKENKRKCFKCGSSPAEDGIKLFRALKPGTNNLVRCEQWAQYMYPGRNVSSVEFLKKLYNEHRMLCSKHFQEEDFTDLTRKYLLRTAVPRDIEQQELGQPGPSRSTNEACIEAGSRKPKTMRRPMSMLLNNSSKETGGAYDDKIGDKFLEDILQDGCQQIPGDTASQETGVFDDEDNNIEDDIFEEIVDDDFHQIPGEAQPATLSAGEFSWQRASAVVPGDADDVAGAEYEMEAEMFEAPAPRARAREQSLHEGYRCNGCGGSIVGFRYVCVQCADVDLCGACEAAGQHMRHYALRVPGPRAYDEVAAVLHRVRQALLADSILLGDGLQMEAEVKEEPEEADPIAMSAAANDGDECESVGAASAAESTHALEADTAASDDDDSYAPSEDDSDSDTEAGRSAPGHTVDYSTPTRSQSHHASPSSARAVKRPAPSPICYFDLRKTAAMIAGDRSKSDMEPAALRRQPATQLHSLPRHEDDTLADKRPLSAAQVLLDSKRARVMLERLDNTEVHTPRVKR, from the exons ATGTCGGATAAGGAGAACAAACggaaatgttttaaatgcggcTCTTCACCCGCTGAAGACGGCATTAAATTGTTCCGAGCTCTTAAGCCTGGCACCAATAACCTAGTTCG ttGTGAGCAATGGGCACAGTACATGTACCCTGGAAGAAATGTTAGCTCTGTAGAATTTCTGAAAAAACTCTACAATGAGCACAGGATGCTTTGTTCAAAACATTTCCAAGAAGAGGATTTTACGGATCTGAcacgaaaatatttattaaggaCTGCAGTCCCCAGAGAC ATCGAGCAACAGGAGCTGGGTCAACCGGGACCATCAAGAAGCACAAATGAGGCTTGCATTGAAGCAGGGTCCAGAAAACCTAAGACGATGAGACGACCAATGAGTATGT tGTTAAATAATTCTTCAAAAGAAACTGGAGGCGCTTATGATGATAAAATTGGCGACAAATTTTTGGAAGACATATTACAAGATGGTTGTCAGCAGATTCCAGGTGATACAG cTTCACAAGAAACTGGAGTCTTTGATGATGAAGATAATAACATTGAGGACGATATATTCGAAGAAATCGTAGACGATGATTTTCACCAGATTCCAG GAGAGGCGCAGCCTGCGACGCTGTCGGCGGGCGAGTTCTCGTGGCAGCGGGCGAGCGCGGTGGTGCCGGGCGACGCCGACGACGTCGCCGGTGCAG AGTATGAGATGGAAGCGGAGATGTTCGAGGCCCCGGCGCCGCGGGCCCGCGCTCGCGAGCAGTCCCTGCACGAGGGGTACCGCTGCAACGGCTGCGGCGGGAGCATAGTGGG GTTCCGCTACGTGTGCGTGCAGTGCGCGGACGTGGACCTGTGCGGCGCGTGCGAGGCGGCGGGCCAGCATATGCGCCACTACGCGCTGCGAGTGCCCGGCCCGCGGGCCTAC GACGAGGTGGCCGCGGTGCTGCACAGGGTACGCCAGGCGCTGCTGGCCGACTCCATCCTGCTCGGGGACGG tttgcagatggagGCAGAAGTGAAGGAGGAGCCAGAGGAAGCGGACCCGATAGCGATGTCAGCGGCAGCGAATGACGGGGACGAGTGCGAGTCGGTCGGTGCCGCGTCTGCGGCCGAGTCCACGCATGCGCTCGAGGCCGACACGGCGGCCAGTGATGATGACGACAGCTACGCGCCGTCCGAGGACGACTCGGACTCGGACACAGAGGCGGGCCGGAGCGCCCCCGGACACACAGTCGACTACAGCACACCGACACGCTCGCAG TCTCACCACGCGTCACCATCTTCGGCACGCGCTGTCAAGCGACCAGCGCCGAGTCCTATATGCTACTTCGACCTGAGGAAGACTGCTGCGATGATAGCGGGTGACCGTAGCAAGAGCGACATGGAGCCAGCGGCGTTGAGGCGGCAGCCGGCCACGCAGCTCCACAGCTTGCCTCGCCACGAGGACGACACACTCGCTGACAAGAGACCCTTGTCCGCGGCACAAGTTTTGTTAGACTCTAAACGAG CGCGTGTTATGCTAGAACGGCTAGACAACACTGAAGTACACACGCCGCGAGTCAAGAGATGA
- the LOC126377868 gene encoding uncharacterized protein LOC126377868 isoform X8 — protein MRRPMMLNNSSKETGGAYDDKIGDKFLEDILQDGCQQIPGDTASQETGVFDDEDNNIEDDIFEEIVDDDFHQIPGEAQPATLSAGEFSWQRASAVVPGDADDVAGAEYEMEAEMFEAPAPRARAREQSLHEGYRCNGCGGSIVGFRYNPCAGCRFRYVCVQCADVDLCGACEAAGQHMRHYALRVPGPRAYDEVAAVLHRVRQALLADSILLGDGLQMEAEVKEEPEEADPIAMSAAANDGDECESVGAASAAESTHALEADTAASDDDDSYAPSEDDSDSDTEAGRSAPGHTVDYSTPTRSQSHHASPSSARAVKRPAPSPICYFDLRKTAAMIAGDRSKSDMEPAALRRQPATQLHSLPRHEDDTLADKRPLSAAQVLLDSKRARVMLERLDNTEVHTPRVKR, from the exons ATGAGACGACCAATGA tGTTAAATAATTCTTCAAAAGAAACTGGAGGCGCTTATGATGATAAAATTGGCGACAAATTTTTGGAAGACATATTACAAGATGGTTGTCAGCAGATTCCAGGTGATACAG cTTCACAAGAAACTGGAGTCTTTGATGATGAAGATAATAACATTGAGGACGATATATTCGAAGAAATCGTAGACGATGATTTTCACCAGATTCCAG GAGAGGCGCAGCCTGCGACGCTGTCGGCGGGCGAGTTCTCGTGGCAGCGGGCGAGCGCGGTGGTGCCGGGCGACGCCGACGACGTCGCCGGTGCAG AGTATGAGATGGAAGCGGAGATGTTCGAGGCCCCGGCGCCGCGGGCCCGCGCTCGCGAGCAGTCCCTGCACGAGGGGTACCGCTGCAACGGCTGCGGCGGGAGCATAGTGGG GTTCCGCTACAACCCGTGTGCTGGTTGCAGGTTCCGCTACGTGTGCGTGCAGTGCGCGGACGTGGACCTGTGCGGCGCGTGCGAGGCGGCGGGCCAGCATATGCGCCACTACGCGCTGCGAGTGCCCGGCCCGCGGGCCTAC GACGAGGTGGCCGCGGTGCTGCACAGGGTACGCCAGGCGCTGCTGGCCGACTCCATCCTGCTCGGGGACGG tttgcagatggagGCAGAAGTGAAGGAGGAGCCAGAGGAAGCGGACCCGATAGCGATGTCAGCGGCAGCGAATGACGGGGACGAGTGCGAGTCGGTCGGTGCCGCGTCTGCGGCCGAGTCCACGCATGCGCTCGAGGCCGACACGGCGGCCAGTGATGATGACGACAGCTACGCGCCGTCCGAGGACGACTCGGACTCGGACACAGAGGCGGGCCGGAGCGCCCCCGGACACACAGTCGACTACAGCACACCGACACGCTCGCAG TCTCACCACGCGTCACCATCTTCGGCACGCGCTGTCAAGCGACCAGCGCCGAGTCCTATATGCTACTTCGACCTGAGGAAGACTGCTGCGATGATAGCGGGTGACCGTAGCAAGAGCGACATGGAGCCAGCGGCGTTGAGGCGGCAGCCGGCCACGCAGCTCCACAGCTTGCCTCGCCACGAGGACGACACACTCGCTGACAAGAGACCCTTGTCCGCGGCACAAGTTTTGTTAGACTCTAAACGAG CGCGTGTTATGCTAGAACGGCTAGACAACACTGAAGTACACACGCCGCGAGTCAAGAGATGA
- the LOC126377868 gene encoding uncharacterized protein LOC126377868 isoform X7 — MRRPMSMLLNNSSKETGGAYDDKIGDKFLEDILQDGCQQIPGDTASQETGVFDDEDNNIEDDIFEEIVDDDFHQIPGEAQPATLSAGEFSWQRASAVVPGDADDVAGAEYEMEAEMFEAPAPRARAREQSLHEGYRCNGCGGSIVGFRYNPCAGCRFRYVCVQCADVDLCGACEAAGQHMRHYALRVPGPRAYDEVAAVLHRVRQALLADSILLGDGLQMEAEVKEEPEEADPIAMSAAANDGDECESVGAASAAESTHALEADTAASDDDDSYAPSEDDSDSDTEAGRSAPGHTVDYSTPTRSQSHHASPSSARAVKRPAPSPICYFDLRKTAAMIAGDRSKSDMEPAALRRQPATQLHSLPRHEDDTLADKRPLSAAQVLLDSKRARVMLERLDNTEVHTPRVKR, encoded by the exons ATGAGACGACCAATGAGTATGT tGTTAAATAATTCTTCAAAAGAAACTGGAGGCGCTTATGATGATAAAATTGGCGACAAATTTTTGGAAGACATATTACAAGATGGTTGTCAGCAGATTCCAGGTGATACAG cTTCACAAGAAACTGGAGTCTTTGATGATGAAGATAATAACATTGAGGACGATATATTCGAAGAAATCGTAGACGATGATTTTCACCAGATTCCAG GAGAGGCGCAGCCTGCGACGCTGTCGGCGGGCGAGTTCTCGTGGCAGCGGGCGAGCGCGGTGGTGCCGGGCGACGCCGACGACGTCGCCGGTGCAG AGTATGAGATGGAAGCGGAGATGTTCGAGGCCCCGGCGCCGCGGGCCCGCGCTCGCGAGCAGTCCCTGCACGAGGGGTACCGCTGCAACGGCTGCGGCGGGAGCATAGTGGG GTTCCGCTACAACCCGTGTGCTGGTTGCAGGTTCCGCTACGTGTGCGTGCAGTGCGCGGACGTGGACCTGTGCGGCGCGTGCGAGGCGGCGGGCCAGCATATGCGCCACTACGCGCTGCGAGTGCCCGGCCCGCGGGCCTAC GACGAGGTGGCCGCGGTGCTGCACAGGGTACGCCAGGCGCTGCTGGCCGACTCCATCCTGCTCGGGGACGG tttgcagatggagGCAGAAGTGAAGGAGGAGCCAGAGGAAGCGGACCCGATAGCGATGTCAGCGGCAGCGAATGACGGGGACGAGTGCGAGTCGGTCGGTGCCGCGTCTGCGGCCGAGTCCACGCATGCGCTCGAGGCCGACACGGCGGCCAGTGATGATGACGACAGCTACGCGCCGTCCGAGGACGACTCGGACTCGGACACAGAGGCGGGCCGGAGCGCCCCCGGACACACAGTCGACTACAGCACACCGACACGCTCGCAG TCTCACCACGCGTCACCATCTTCGGCACGCGCTGTCAAGCGACCAGCGCCGAGTCCTATATGCTACTTCGACCTGAGGAAGACTGCTGCGATGATAGCGGGTGACCGTAGCAAGAGCGACATGGAGCCAGCGGCGTTGAGGCGGCAGCCGGCCACGCAGCTCCACAGCTTGCCTCGCCACGAGGACGACACACTCGCTGACAAGAGACCCTTGTCCGCGGCACAAGTTTTGTTAGACTCTAAACGAG CGCGTGTTATGCTAGAACGGCTAGACAACACTGAAGTACACACGCCGCGAGTCAAGAGATGA
- the LOC126377868 gene encoding uncharacterized protein LOC126377868 isoform X3, giving the protein MSDKENKRKCFKCGSSPAEDGIKLFRALKPGTNNLVRCEQWAQYMYPGRNVSSVEFLKKLYNEHRMLCSKHFQEEDFTDLTRKYLLRTAVPRDIEQQELGQPGPSRSTNEACIEAGSRKPKTMRRPMSMLLNNSSKETGGAYDDKIGDKFLEDILQDGCQQIPASQETGVFDDEDNNIEDDIFEEIVDDDFHQIPGEAQPATLSAGEFSWQRASAVVPGDADDVAGAEYEMEAEMFEAPAPRARAREQSLHEGYRCNGCGGSIVGFRYNPCAGCRFRYVCVQCADVDLCGACEAAGQHMRHYALRVPGPRAYDEVAAVLHRVRQALLADSILLGDGLQMEAEVKEEPEEADPIAMSAAANDGDECESVGAASAAESTHALEADTAASDDDDSYAPSEDDSDSDTEAGRSAPGHTVDYSTPTRSQSHHASPSSARAVKRPAPSPICYFDLRKTAAMIAGDRSKSDMEPAALRRQPATQLHSLPRHEDDTLADKRPLSAAQVLLDSKRARVMLERLDNTEVHTPRVKR; this is encoded by the exons ATGTCGGATAAGGAGAACAAACggaaatgttttaaatgcggcTCTTCACCCGCTGAAGACGGCATTAAATTGTTCCGAGCTCTTAAGCCTGGCACCAATAACCTAGTTCG ttGTGAGCAATGGGCACAGTACATGTACCCTGGAAGAAATGTTAGCTCTGTAGAATTTCTGAAAAAACTCTACAATGAGCACAGGATGCTTTGTTCAAAACATTTCCAAGAAGAGGATTTTACGGATCTGAcacgaaaatatttattaaggaCTGCAGTCCCCAGAGAC ATCGAGCAACAGGAGCTGGGTCAACCGGGACCATCAAGAAGCACAAATGAGGCTTGCATTGAAGCAGGGTCCAGAAAACCTAAGACGATGAGACGACCAATGAGTATGT tGTTAAATAATTCTTCAAAAGAAACTGGAGGCGCTTATGATGATAAAATTGGCGACAAATTTTTGGAAGACATATTACAAGATGGTTGTCAGCAGATTCCAG cTTCACAAGAAACTGGAGTCTTTGATGATGAAGATAATAACATTGAGGACGATATATTCGAAGAAATCGTAGACGATGATTTTCACCAGATTCCAG GAGAGGCGCAGCCTGCGACGCTGTCGGCGGGCGAGTTCTCGTGGCAGCGGGCGAGCGCGGTGGTGCCGGGCGACGCCGACGACGTCGCCGGTGCAG AGTATGAGATGGAAGCGGAGATGTTCGAGGCCCCGGCGCCGCGGGCCCGCGCTCGCGAGCAGTCCCTGCACGAGGGGTACCGCTGCAACGGCTGCGGCGGGAGCATAGTGGG GTTCCGCTACAACCCGTGTGCTGGTTGCAGGTTCCGCTACGTGTGCGTGCAGTGCGCGGACGTGGACCTGTGCGGCGCGTGCGAGGCGGCGGGCCAGCATATGCGCCACTACGCGCTGCGAGTGCCCGGCCCGCGGGCCTAC GACGAGGTGGCCGCGGTGCTGCACAGGGTACGCCAGGCGCTGCTGGCCGACTCCATCCTGCTCGGGGACGG tttgcagatggagGCAGAAGTGAAGGAGGAGCCAGAGGAAGCGGACCCGATAGCGATGTCAGCGGCAGCGAATGACGGGGACGAGTGCGAGTCGGTCGGTGCCGCGTCTGCGGCCGAGTCCACGCATGCGCTCGAGGCCGACACGGCGGCCAGTGATGATGACGACAGCTACGCGCCGTCCGAGGACGACTCGGACTCGGACACAGAGGCGGGCCGGAGCGCCCCCGGACACACAGTCGACTACAGCACACCGACACGCTCGCAG TCTCACCACGCGTCACCATCTTCGGCACGCGCTGTCAAGCGACCAGCGCCGAGTCCTATATGCTACTTCGACCTGAGGAAGACTGCTGCGATGATAGCGGGTGACCGTAGCAAGAGCGACATGGAGCCAGCGGCGTTGAGGCGGCAGCCGGCCACGCAGCTCCACAGCTTGCCTCGCCACGAGGACGACACACTCGCTGACAAGAGACCCTTGTCCGCGGCACAAGTTTTGTTAGACTCTAAACGAG CGCGTGTTATGCTAGAACGGCTAGACAACACTGAAGTACACACGCCGCGAGTCAAGAGATGA
- the LOC126377868 gene encoding uncharacterized protein LOC126377868 isoform X2: MSDKENKRKCFKCGSSPAEDGIKLFRALKPGTNNLVRCEQWAQYMYPGRNVSSVEFLKKLYNEHRMLCSKHFQEEDFTDLTRKYLLRTAVPRDIEQQELGQPGPSRSTNEACIEAGSRKPKTMRRPMMLNNSSKETGGAYDDKIGDKFLEDILQDGCQQIPGDTASQETGVFDDEDNNIEDDIFEEIVDDDFHQIPGEAQPATLSAGEFSWQRASAVVPGDADDVAGAEYEMEAEMFEAPAPRARAREQSLHEGYRCNGCGGSIVGFRYNPCAGCRFRYVCVQCADVDLCGACEAAGQHMRHYALRVPGPRAYDEVAAVLHRVRQALLADSILLGDGLQMEAEVKEEPEEADPIAMSAAANDGDECESVGAASAAESTHALEADTAASDDDDSYAPSEDDSDSDTEAGRSAPGHTVDYSTPTRSQSHHASPSSARAVKRPAPSPICYFDLRKTAAMIAGDRSKSDMEPAALRRQPATQLHSLPRHEDDTLADKRPLSAAQVLLDSKRARVMLERLDNTEVHTPRVKR, encoded by the exons ATGTCGGATAAGGAGAACAAACggaaatgttttaaatgcggcTCTTCACCCGCTGAAGACGGCATTAAATTGTTCCGAGCTCTTAAGCCTGGCACCAATAACCTAGTTCG ttGTGAGCAATGGGCACAGTACATGTACCCTGGAAGAAATGTTAGCTCTGTAGAATTTCTGAAAAAACTCTACAATGAGCACAGGATGCTTTGTTCAAAACATTTCCAAGAAGAGGATTTTACGGATCTGAcacgaaaatatttattaaggaCTGCAGTCCCCAGAGAC ATCGAGCAACAGGAGCTGGGTCAACCGGGACCATCAAGAAGCACAAATGAGGCTTGCATTGAAGCAGGGTCCAGAAAACCTAAGACGATGAGACGACCAATGA tGTTAAATAATTCTTCAAAAGAAACTGGAGGCGCTTATGATGATAAAATTGGCGACAAATTTTTGGAAGACATATTACAAGATGGTTGTCAGCAGATTCCAGGTGATACAG cTTCACAAGAAACTGGAGTCTTTGATGATGAAGATAATAACATTGAGGACGATATATTCGAAGAAATCGTAGACGATGATTTTCACCAGATTCCAG GAGAGGCGCAGCCTGCGACGCTGTCGGCGGGCGAGTTCTCGTGGCAGCGGGCGAGCGCGGTGGTGCCGGGCGACGCCGACGACGTCGCCGGTGCAG AGTATGAGATGGAAGCGGAGATGTTCGAGGCCCCGGCGCCGCGGGCCCGCGCTCGCGAGCAGTCCCTGCACGAGGGGTACCGCTGCAACGGCTGCGGCGGGAGCATAGTGGG GTTCCGCTACAACCCGTGTGCTGGTTGCAGGTTCCGCTACGTGTGCGTGCAGTGCGCGGACGTGGACCTGTGCGGCGCGTGCGAGGCGGCGGGCCAGCATATGCGCCACTACGCGCTGCGAGTGCCCGGCCCGCGGGCCTAC GACGAGGTGGCCGCGGTGCTGCACAGGGTACGCCAGGCGCTGCTGGCCGACTCCATCCTGCTCGGGGACGG tttgcagatggagGCAGAAGTGAAGGAGGAGCCAGAGGAAGCGGACCCGATAGCGATGTCAGCGGCAGCGAATGACGGGGACGAGTGCGAGTCGGTCGGTGCCGCGTCTGCGGCCGAGTCCACGCATGCGCTCGAGGCCGACACGGCGGCCAGTGATGATGACGACAGCTACGCGCCGTCCGAGGACGACTCGGACTCGGACACAGAGGCGGGCCGGAGCGCCCCCGGACACACAGTCGACTACAGCACACCGACACGCTCGCAG TCTCACCACGCGTCACCATCTTCGGCACGCGCTGTCAAGCGACCAGCGCCGAGTCCTATATGCTACTTCGACCTGAGGAAGACTGCTGCGATGATAGCGGGTGACCGTAGCAAGAGCGACATGGAGCCAGCGGCGTTGAGGCGGCAGCCGGCCACGCAGCTCCACAGCTTGCCTCGCCACGAGGACGACACACTCGCTGACAAGAGACCCTTGTCCGCGGCACAAGTTTTGTTAGACTCTAAACGAG CGCGTGTTATGCTAGAACGGCTAGACAACACTGAAGTACACACGCCGCGAGTCAAGAGATGA
- the LOC126377868 gene encoding uncharacterized protein LOC126377868 isoform X4, producing the protein MSDKENKRKCFKCGSSPAEDGIKLFRALKPGTNNLVRCEQWAQYMYPGRNVSSVEFLKKLYNEHRMLCSKHFQEEDFTDLTRKYLLRTAVPRDIEQQELGQPGPSRSTNEACIEAGSRKPKTMRRPMMLNNSSKETGGAYDDKIGDKFLEDILQDGCQQIPASQETGVFDDEDNNIEDDIFEEIVDDDFHQIPGEAQPATLSAGEFSWQRASAVVPGDADDVAGAEYEMEAEMFEAPAPRARAREQSLHEGYRCNGCGGSIVGFRYNPCAGCRFRYVCVQCADVDLCGACEAAGQHMRHYALRVPGPRAYDEVAAVLHRVRQALLADSILLGDGLQMEAEVKEEPEEADPIAMSAAANDGDECESVGAASAAESTHALEADTAASDDDDSYAPSEDDSDSDTEAGRSAPGHTVDYSTPTRSQSHHASPSSARAVKRPAPSPICYFDLRKTAAMIAGDRSKSDMEPAALRRQPATQLHSLPRHEDDTLADKRPLSAAQVLLDSKRARVMLERLDNTEVHTPRVKR; encoded by the exons ATGTCGGATAAGGAGAACAAACggaaatgttttaaatgcggcTCTTCACCCGCTGAAGACGGCATTAAATTGTTCCGAGCTCTTAAGCCTGGCACCAATAACCTAGTTCG ttGTGAGCAATGGGCACAGTACATGTACCCTGGAAGAAATGTTAGCTCTGTAGAATTTCTGAAAAAACTCTACAATGAGCACAGGATGCTTTGTTCAAAACATTTCCAAGAAGAGGATTTTACGGATCTGAcacgaaaatatttattaaggaCTGCAGTCCCCAGAGAC ATCGAGCAACAGGAGCTGGGTCAACCGGGACCATCAAGAAGCACAAATGAGGCTTGCATTGAAGCAGGGTCCAGAAAACCTAAGACGATGAGACGACCAATGA tGTTAAATAATTCTTCAAAAGAAACTGGAGGCGCTTATGATGATAAAATTGGCGACAAATTTTTGGAAGACATATTACAAGATGGTTGTCAGCAGATTCCAG cTTCACAAGAAACTGGAGTCTTTGATGATGAAGATAATAACATTGAGGACGATATATTCGAAGAAATCGTAGACGATGATTTTCACCAGATTCCAG GAGAGGCGCAGCCTGCGACGCTGTCGGCGGGCGAGTTCTCGTGGCAGCGGGCGAGCGCGGTGGTGCCGGGCGACGCCGACGACGTCGCCGGTGCAG AGTATGAGATGGAAGCGGAGATGTTCGAGGCCCCGGCGCCGCGGGCCCGCGCTCGCGAGCAGTCCCTGCACGAGGGGTACCGCTGCAACGGCTGCGGCGGGAGCATAGTGGG GTTCCGCTACAACCCGTGTGCTGGTTGCAGGTTCCGCTACGTGTGCGTGCAGTGCGCGGACGTGGACCTGTGCGGCGCGTGCGAGGCGGCGGGCCAGCATATGCGCCACTACGCGCTGCGAGTGCCCGGCCCGCGGGCCTAC GACGAGGTGGCCGCGGTGCTGCACAGGGTACGCCAGGCGCTGCTGGCCGACTCCATCCTGCTCGGGGACGG tttgcagatggagGCAGAAGTGAAGGAGGAGCCAGAGGAAGCGGACCCGATAGCGATGTCAGCGGCAGCGAATGACGGGGACGAGTGCGAGTCGGTCGGTGCCGCGTCTGCGGCCGAGTCCACGCATGCGCTCGAGGCCGACACGGCGGCCAGTGATGATGACGACAGCTACGCGCCGTCCGAGGACGACTCGGACTCGGACACAGAGGCGGGCCGGAGCGCCCCCGGACACACAGTCGACTACAGCACACCGACACGCTCGCAG TCTCACCACGCGTCACCATCTTCGGCACGCGCTGTCAAGCGACCAGCGCCGAGTCCTATATGCTACTTCGACCTGAGGAAGACTGCTGCGATGATAGCGGGTGACCGTAGCAAGAGCGACATGGAGCCAGCGGCGTTGAGGCGGCAGCCGGCCACGCAGCTCCACAGCTTGCCTCGCCACGAGGACGACACACTCGCTGACAAGAGACCCTTGTCCGCGGCACAAGTTTTGTTAGACTCTAAACGAG CGCGTGTTATGCTAGAACGGCTAGACAACACTGAAGTACACACGCCGCGAGTCAAGAGATGA